One window of the Takifugu rubripes chromosome 13, fTakRub1.2, whole genome shotgun sequence genome contains the following:
- the LOC101061279 gene encoding F-box/LRR-repeat protein 3-like — MKRSLPGNDQEDEAGSSSASQGSLKRSCKQPRGGDSKEEGVRWECLPQEVLLHIFQYLPLLDRAYASQVCWSWNQVFHMPELWRCFEFELNQPASSYLKATHPDLIKQIIKRHSNHLQYVSFKVDSSRESAEAACDILSQLVNCSLKTLRLISTARPSFMELPKSHFISALTVVFVNSKSLSSLKIDDTPVDDPSLKVLVANNSDTLKLLKMSSCPHVSPAGILCVADQCHGLRELALNYHMLSDELLIALSSEKHVHLEHLRIDVISEDPGQQFHTIKKSSWDAMVHHSPKFNLVMYFFLYADEFGPFFRDEIPITHLYFGRSVSKDVLGRVGLTCPRLVELVVCANGLRPLDEELIRIARRCTQLSAIGLGECEVSCSAFVEFVKMCGDRLTQLSIMEEVLVPDHRYGLDDIHWEVSKHLGRVWFPDMMPTW; from the exons ATGAAGAGAAGTCTGCCAGGGAACGATCAGGAGGATGaggctggcagcagcagcgcatCTCAGGGGAGTCTAAAACGATCCTGCAAGCAGCCGAGGGGGGGCGATTCAAAGGAGGAGGGAGTCCGATGGGAATGCCTGCCGCAGGAGGTCCTGCTCCACATTTTCCAGTATCTGCCCCTGCTGGATCGGGCTTATGCTTCTCAG GTGTGTTGGAGCTGGAACCAGGTGTTCCACATGCCAGAACTGTGGCGATGCTTTGAATTCGAGCTGAACCAGCCGGCGAGCTCCTACCTGAAGGCCACGCACCCAGACCTGATCAAACAGATCATCAAACGGCACTCCAACCACCTGCAGTATGTCAGCTTTAAG gtggacagcagcaggGAGTCTGCAGAGGCGGCGTGCGATATCCTCTCACAGCTGGTGAACTGCTCTTTAAAGACACTGAGGCTCATCTCCACAGCCAGGCCCAGCTTCATGGAGCTACCCAAG TCTCACTTCATCTCGGCTCTGACGGTGGTCTTCGTCAACTCCAAATCCCTCTCGTCCCTGAAGATTGATGATACGCCCGTGGACGACCCCTCCCTCAAAGTGCTGGTGGCCAATAACAGCGACACCCTGAAACTGCTGAAAATGAGCAGCTGTCCTCACGTCTCCCCCGCAG GCATCCTGTGCGTGGCCGACCAGTGCCACGGCCTGAGGGAGCTGGCTCTCAACTACCACATGCTGAGCGACGAGCTTCTAATCGCCCTGTCTTCAGAGAAGCACGTCCACCTCGAGCACCTTCGCATCGACGTGATTAGCGAGGATCCGGGCCAGCAGTTCCACACCATTAAGAAGAGCAGCTGGGACGCCATGGTGCACCACTCTCCCAAGTTCAACCTGGTCATGTACTTCTTCCTGTACGCGGACGAATTCGGGCCGTTCTTCCGCGACGAGATCCCCATCACGCACCTGTACTTCGGCCGATCCGTCAGCAAAGACGTTCTGGGTCGCGTGGGCCTCACCTGCCCTCGCCTGGTCGAACTGGTGGTCTGCGCCAACGGGCTGCGGCCCCTGGACGAGGAACTGATCCGCATCGCCCGGCGCTGCACGCAGCTGTCGGCCATCGGCCTGGGGGAGTGCGAAGTGTCCTGCAGCGCCTTCGTGGAGTTTGTCAAAATGTGCGGCGACAGACTGACACAGCTGTCCATCATGGAGGAAGTGCTGGTTCCAGACCATCGCTACGGGCTGGACGACATCCACTGGGAGGTCTCCAAGCATCTGGGTCGCGTCTGGTTCCCGGACATGATGCCTACCTGGTAG
- the tgfbrap1 gene encoding transforming growth factor-beta receptor-associated protein 1 homolog translates to MSVKAFELVPAVERDLLMGEKARINIECIECCGKHLYLGTNDCFIHHFLLDEVTTSKGKLRYSAQKLLHKYLGLKKAVAELRAASALERLIVLCDGVLFLVNMVTLETVPSAAGGGAKIRGVTTFCINENPVNGDPFCVEMGVLSSKRRTVQIFMVYEDRVQLIKEVNTPEQPCAVCLDGYFLCLALTTQYMILNYNTGASQDLFPYNSEERRPIVKRIGREEFLLAAPGGLGMFANAEGASQRAPVNWSESVMGAAVCFPYVVALDESFITVHSMLDQQLKQTLSFRDGHILQDFEGKVLLASTKSVYVLVPLPLEKQIQDLLANHRVEEALVLTEGAQRNIPKDKFQILHKRILQQAGFIQFGILQFQEAKEYFRKGQLDVRELISLYPLLLPASSSFTRCHPPLHEFADLNHLAQGDQEKVQRCKQFLIGYLREVRSTEVANGCREDVDTALLKLYAEQDQDCLLDLLSSNNACLLADSVPWLERYHKYFALGLLYRSNGQEAAALQLWIRVVDGDLHDATKSDLYDYIVNFLRSCSCLDLVWKYADWALQKDAARGVSIFTKRTCTKDQSPLNPDDVIKYLGKHSQALLLYLEHLVLEKKAQKEKFHTHLAVLYLEKVLSSLSASPPNEEQLSSAREKLQGMLRESNLYRVQYLLGKMENCEQLLLERAILHGKLEEHDKALHILVHQLRDFPSAEAFCMWAASGRDSSYQERLFHQLLGVYLAGPETAEGDGSGDLKMAAVDLLNRHGEVFDAVRVLQLLPEEWSLQLLRPFLARALRASMHASRVSQIALGLSRSENLQLLHDRLKERKKPVFVSERKGCHLCHNTFSEPDVVCLPGAVPVHIHCVAQRVKDSATKKQLCNSSNHT, encoded by the exons ATGAGTGTGAAGGCTTTTGAGCTGGTCCCCGCTGTGGAGCGAGATCTCCTCATGGGCGAGAAGGCTCGCATCAACATCGAGTGCATCGAATGCTGTGGGAAACATTTGTATTTGGGCACCAATGACTGCTTCATTCACCACTTCCTGCTGGACGAGGTCACCACCTCCAAAGGAAAGCTGCGTTACTCAGCTCAGAAGTTGCTGCACAAATACCTGGGCCTGAAGAAAGCCGTCGCAGAGCTGAgggctgcttctgctctggAGCGACTGATCGTGCTCTGCGACGGAGTCCTCTTCCTCGTCAACATGGTAACGCTGGAGACCGTGCCCTCCgcggcagggggcggggccaaaatCCGAGGCGTGACTACCTTCTGCATTAACGAGAACCCGGTGAACGGCGATCCGTTCTGCGTGGAGATGGGCGTGCTCTCCTCCAAACGCCGGACCGTGCAGATTTTCATGGTGTACGAGGACAGAGTGCAGCTGATCAAAGAGGTGAACACTCCCGAGCAGCCCTGCGCCGTATGTCTGGATGGCTACTTCTTGTGCCTGGCCCTTACGACACAGTACATGATACTGAACTACAACACAGGAGCCTCCCAGGACCTCTTCCCTTACAAcagcgaggagaggaggccCATTGTGAAGAGAATCGGCCGAGAGGAGTTCCTCTTAGCGGCACCCGGTGGTCTCG GAATGTTTGCCAATGCAGAAGGAGCCTCTCAGCGGGCCCCGGTCAACTGGTCAGAGAGCGTGAtgggtgctgctgtgtgttttccgTACGTGGTGGCTCTGGATGAGAGCTTCATCACCGTTCACAGCATGTTGGACCAGCAGCTAAAACAAACCCTTTCCTTCAGGGATGGGCACATCCTGCAAGACTTTGAAG GAAAGGTTCTCCTGGCTTCCACCAAGTCTGTGTATGTGTTGGTACCGCTGCCACTGGAGAAACAAATCCAGGACTTGCTGGCTAATCACAGGGTGGAGGAAGCACTCGTCCTCACAGAGGGAGCACAAAGAAATATCCCCAAAGACAAGTTCCAG ATTTTGCACAAAAGAATCCTGCAGCAGGCAGGTTTCATACAGTTCGGCATACTTCAGTTTCAGGAAGCAAAAGAGTACTTTAG GAAGGGTCAGCTGGACGTACGGGAGCTGATCTCTCTCTACCCACTGTTGCTGCcggcttcctcctccttcacgcGCTGCCATCCTCCTCTCCACGAGTTTGCCGATCTTAACCACCTGGCTCAGGGCGACCAGGAGAAGGTGCAGCGATGCAAACAGTTCCTCATCGGTTATCTGAGAGAG GTACGAAGCACAGAAGTAGCAAATGGTTGTAGAGAGGACGTGGACACGGCGCTCTTGAAGCTGTACGCTGAGCAGGATCAAGACTGCCTACTCGATCTCTTATCTTCAAACAACGCCTGCCTCCTCGCTGACAGCGTCCCGTGGTTGGAGAGATACCACAA GTATTTTGCGCTTGGGCTGCTCTACCGCTCCAACGGGCAGGAAGCGGCAGCACTGCAG TTGTGGATCCGCGTGGTGGACGGAGATCTGCATGACGCTACTAAATCTGACCTTTATGACTACATAGTGAACTTCCTGCGTTCCTGCTCATGTCTGGACCTGGTGTGGAAGTATGCAGACTGGGCCTTGCAGAAAGATGCGGCT AGAGGTGTCAGCATCTTCACCAAGAGGACGTGCACTAAAGATCAGTCCCCGTTAAACCCCGACGATGTCATCAAGTACTTGGGAAAACACAGCCAGGCGCTGCTTCTGTATTTGGAACATTTGGTGCTGGAGAAAAAGGCGCAG AAAGAGAAATTCCACACACACCTCGCTGTTTTATACCTGGAGAAGGTTCTGTCGTCGTTGTCGGCATCGCCGCCGAATGAGGAGCAGCTGTCTAGCGCGAGAGAGAAGCTCCAAGGGATGTTGCGGGAGTCCAATCTGTACCGAGTCCAGTATCTTTTAG GTAAGATGGAGAACTGTGAACAACTGCTGCTAGAGCGTGCAATACTACAcgggaagctggaggagcatgATAAAGCGCTGCATATACTGGTGCACCAGCTTAGAGACTTCCCTTCTGCTGAGGCCTTCTGTATGTGGGCTGCCTCTGGACGGGATTCTTCTTATCAGGAGAGGTTATTTCACCAGCTCCTGGGGGTGTATTTAGCCGGGCCCGAGACAGCGGAGGGAGACGGCAGCGGAGACCTGAAGATGGCAGCAGTGGACCTCCTAAATAGACACGGAGAGGTTTTCGATGCAGTCAgagtcctgcagctgctccccgAGGAATGGTCCCTGCAGCTCCTTCGACCCTTCCTGGCCCGAGCCCTCAGGGCGAGCATGCACGCCAGTCGTGTGTCCCAGATTGCTTTGGGGTTATCCCGCTCCgaaaacctgcagctgctgcacgaCAGG ctaaaagagaggaaaaaacccGTTTTTGTGTCTGAGAGGAAGggatgtcacctgtgtcacaaCACCTTCAGCGAGCCTGACGTGGTGTGTCTGCCTGGGGCCGTGCCTGTCCACATCCACTGTGTCGCCCAGAGGGTGAAAGACTCTGCGACAAAGAAACAGTTATGTAATAGCAGTAACCACACGTGA
- the cul4a gene encoding cullin-4A, producing MMAEDTRQDKRASFSAITEHSRNGMARTSAVASTKTGASKKIVIKNFKDRPKLSENYTEDTWLKLRDAVGAIQNSTSIQYNLEELYQAVENLCSYKVSPTLYKQLRQVCEDHVQAQIHQFRDEALDNLSFLKRMNRCWQDHCRQTIMIRSIFLFLDRTYVLQNSLLPSIWDTGLELFRIHIVSDSAVQKRAVDGILEQIELERNGETIDRSLLRSLLGMLSDLQVYRDSFEERFLTETDRLYAAEGQRLMLERDVPEYLHHVVRRLEEENDRILSYLDQSTQKPLIGCVEKQLLGEHMTAILQKGLRNLLDENRVTELTLLYQLFSKVKGGLPTLLQFWRDYIKAFGGEIVCTPEKDKDMVQDLLDFKDKMDNVAQCCFARNEGFINTMKEAFETFINKRSNKPAELIAKYVDSKLRAGNKEATEEELERILDKIMIIFRFIHGKDVFEAFYKKDLAKRLLVGKSASVDAEKSMLSKLKHECGAAFTSKLEGMFKDMELSKDIMIQFKQYMQNQSDPTNIELTVNILTMGYWPSYTPMEVHLPTEMVKLQEVFKLFYLGKHSGRKLQWQPTLGHAVLKAEFKEGKKELQVSLFQTLVLLMFNEGEEFSVEEIQTATGIEDGELRRTLQSLACGKARVLNKNPRGKDVEDGDRFNFNNEFKHKLFRIKINQIQMKETVEEQVSTTERVFQDRQYQIDAAVVRIMKMRKTLSHNLLVSELYNQLKFPVKPGDLKKRIESLIDRDYMERDKETPNQYHYVA from the exons ATGATGGCCGAGGACACCCGACAGGACAAGAGAGCCAGCTTCTCGGCTATTACCGAGCACAGTCGCAACGGGATGGCCAGGACATCTGCCGTGGCCTCGACCAAAACCGGTGCTTCAAAGAAGATAGTGATCAAGAATTTCAAAG ACAGACCTAAACTATCAGAGAACTACACAGAGGACACGTGGCTGAAGCTCCGCGATGCAGTCGGTGCCATCCAGAACAGCACTTCTATCCAGTACAACCTGGAAGAGCTCTATCAG GCAGTAGAAAATCTCTGTTCGTATAAAGTCTCCCCAACACTGTACAAGCAGCTTCGGCAGGTCTGTGAAGACCACGTGCAGGCCCAGATTCACCAGTTCAGAGA CGAGGCTTTGGACAACCTGTCCTTCCTGAAGAGAATGAATCGATGTTGGCAGGACCACTGCAGACAAACA ATCATGATCCGGAGtatttttctcttcctggatCGTACCTACGTCCTGCAGAACTCTTTGCTCCCCTCCATATG GGACACTGGGTTGGAACTATTTCGCATCCACATTGTGAGTGACAGCGCAGTTCAGAAGCGGGCGGTGGACGGCATTTTGGAGCAGATCGAACTGGAGCGGAATGGAGAGACAATAGACCGGAGTTTGCTGAGGAGCCTCCTGGGCATGCTGTCAGATTTACAG GTATACAGAGATTCCTTCGAGGAAAGGTTTTTGACTGAGACCGACCGGCTGTACGCAGCAGAGGGACAGCGGCTGATGCTGGAGAGAGAT GTGCCGGAGTATCTGCATCACGTGGTTCGACGTTTGGAAGAAGAGAACGATCGCATTTTGAGCTACCTCGACCAGAGCACTCA GAAACCACTAATTGGCTGTGTTGAAAAGCAGCTTTTAGGAGAACACATGACTGCAATATTACAGAAGG gtctGAGAAACCTGCTGGATGAGAATCGCGTGACTGAACTGACCCTCCTCTACCAGCTTTTCAGCAAGGTGAAAGGAGGACTTCCCACACTGCTGCAGTTCTGGAGGGATTATATAAAG GCTTTTGGTGGAGAGATAGTGTGCACTCCAGAAAAGGACAAGGACATGGTGCAAGACCTGCTGGACTTTAAGGACAAGATGGACAATGTTGCACAGTGCTGCTTCGCACGGAACGAAGGATTCATCAACACGATGAAGGAGGCCTTTGAGACTTTCATCAACAAGAGGTCGAACAAACCTGCAGAACTCATCG CTAAATATGTGGATTCAAAGTTAAGGGCAGGCAATAAAGAGGCTacagaagaggagctggagcgaATCCTGGACAAGATCATGATAATCTTTCGTTTTATACACG GGAAGGATGTGTTTGAAGCTTTTTATAAGAAGGACCTGGCCAAGCGCCTTTTGGTCGGCAAGAGTGCTTCAGTTGACGCTGAAAAGTCCATGTTGTCCAAACTCAAACATG aGTGCGGAGCAGCATTTACCAGTAAGCTAGAGGGGATGTTCAAGGACATGGAACTGTCCAAAGACATCATGATCCAGTTCAAACAG TATATGCAGAACCAGAGTGATCCAACCAACATAGAACTGACTGTCAACATCCTCACCATGGGTTACTGGCCTTCATACACACCCATGGAAGTGCACCTGCCCACTGAG ATGGTGAAGCTCCAGGAGGTGTTTAAACTGTTCTACCTGGGTAAGCACAGTGGGAGGAAGCTCCAGTGGCAGCCCACACTGGGCCACGCTGTATTAAAGGCCGAGTTTAAAGAG GGTAaaaaggagctgcaggtgtctTTGTTCCAGACACTTGTTTTGCTAATGTTCAATGAGGGGGAGGAATTCAGCGTGGAGGAGATTCAGACAGCTACTGGCATAG AGGACGGGGAGCTCAGGCGCACGCTGCAGTCCCTGGCGTGCGGAAAAGCCCGCGTCCTCAACAAGAACCCTCGTGGCAAAGATGTGGAGGACGGAGACCGGTTCAATTTCAACAATGAATTTAAGCACAAGCTGTTCCGCATCAAGATCAATCAGATCCAAATGAAAGAAACG GTAGAGGAACAGGTCAGCACCACCGAACGTGTGTTTCAGGACAGGCAGTATCAGATAGACGCAGCGGTGGTGCGCAtcatgaagatgaggaagaccCTCAGTCATAACCTGCTGGTGTCGGAGCTCTACAACCAGCTAAAGTTCCCCGTAAAG CCGGGCGATCTGAAGAAGCGGATCGAGTCGCTCATAGACAGGGACTACATGGAACGTGACAAGGAGACGCCGAACCAGTACCACTATGTTGCCTGa